The following are encoded together in the Flavihumibacter fluvii genome:
- the mltG gene encoding endolytic transglycosylase MltG gives MKRVLLFIILALILMAGFISWSLVGPATAFEGKSYALLIHTGTNYETVLSKLKEEKVIINPAIFNLLARQLGYPEKVKAGRYLIQKGNSLITILRKLRNGQQDPVNLVITKLRTKEDFAGLAGRKFEFDSASFIRFLDNNDSVARYALDTNTVMTAILPDTYTYFWNTTPSRVMEKIVKTSRDFWTSERLELARSKGFTPAQVVILASIVDEETNKKEDKGNIASVYINRMNKGMKLGADPTVKFALRDFGLKRIYNKHLAVESPYNTYRVAGLPPGPICTPQRETIDAVLHAPATNYLFFVAKSDFSGYHVFAETYEQHLQFAKAYQLALDNYLKSKSAGEDNGNKP, from the coding sequence ATGAAAAGAGTCCTGTTGTTTATTATATTGGCCCTTATCTTAATGGCGGGGTTTATCAGTTGGTCACTTGTAGGTCCGGCAACAGCTTTTGAAGGTAAATCATATGCCTTGCTCATACACACCGGAACCAATTATGAGACCGTCCTATCAAAACTGAAAGAGGAAAAAGTCATTATTAACCCAGCCATTTTCAACCTGCTGGCCAGGCAACTGGGATATCCCGAAAAAGTTAAAGCGGGGCGGTACCTGATCCAAAAAGGCAATAGTCTTATCACCATTCTCCGAAAATTACGCAACGGCCAACAGGATCCCGTGAACCTGGTCATCACCAAACTCCGTACAAAGGAAGACTTTGCCGGTTTGGCAGGAAGGAAATTCGAATTCGATTCTGCCAGTTTTATCCGGTTCCTGGATAATAATGATTCCGTTGCCAGATACGCGCTGGATACAAATACCGTCATGACTGCCATACTTCCTGATACTTACACCTACTTCTGGAATACCACACCCAGCCGGGTTATGGAAAAAATTGTAAAAACCAGCAGGGATTTCTGGACTTCAGAACGCCTGGAACTGGCCAGAAGCAAAGGCTTTACACCAGCCCAGGTGGTCATCCTGGCTTCAATCGTAGATGAAGAAACCAACAAAAAAGAAGACAAGGGAAATATCGCCAGTGTATATATCAACCGGATGAATAAGGGTATGAAATTAGGCGCAGACCCAACCGTAAAATTTGCCTTACGCGATTTTGGGCTGAAAAGAATTTACAACAAACACCTGGCTGTTGAGTCCCCATACAATACCTACCGAGTAGCCGGACTTCCACCCGGACCTATCTGCACACCGCAACGGGAAACCATTGATGCCGTGCTACATGCACCCGCAACTAATTACCTTTTCTTTGTGGCCAAATCGGATTTTTCAGGGTATCATGTATTTGCTGAAACATATGAACAACATTTGCAATTTGCCAAAGCTTACCAACTGGCCCTGGATAATTACCTCAAATCCAAATCCGCAGGAGAGGATAACGGAAACAAACCATGA
- a CDS encoding sigma-54 interaction domain-containing protein, with protein MDIQSIKNRFGIIGNSPSLIHSLNVAAQVANTDLSVLIVGESGVGKEAFSQIIHALSARKHNPFIAVNCGAIPEGTIDSELFGHEKGAFTGAVDSRKGYFETVNGGTIFLDEIGEMPLGTQARLLRVLEAGEFIRVGSSKVQKTDVRVIAATNKDLMEFTQNGKFREDLYYRLSTVPIRVPSLRDRKEDIPLLFRKFAVDFAERYKTAPVQLDDDARNLLVNYPFPGNVRELKNIAEQVSVLSVDKLVNAFELKKFLPENVINRLPMVVGQGAFTSSPEFNNERELLYKLFFDMKKDVTELKKMFVEILQNPGEAAAAAAYTKESLMREYPTTVDFQQPTQVLPSTFMQPVSSQQPAVLIPHGDIHEHEEVEESLNIMDKEKELIIKALRKHKGKRKDAASDLGISERTLYRKLKEYDIND; from the coding sequence ATGGATATACAAAGTATTAAAAACCGTTTTGGCATTATCGGCAACTCCCCTTCCCTGATCCATTCATTGAATGTCGCAGCCCAGGTAGCCAATACAGACCTGAGTGTTTTAATTGTTGGCGAAAGCGGGGTTGGAAAGGAGGCCTTTTCTCAGATCATCCATGCCTTATCGGCCCGGAAGCACAATCCCTTCATTGCCGTTAACTGTGGTGCTATCCCGGAAGGGACCATAGATTCAGAATTATTCGGCCATGAAAAAGGAGCATTCACCGGAGCCGTTGACAGCAGGAAAGGGTATTTTGAAACTGTGAATGGCGGCACCATCTTCCTGGATGAGATTGGTGAAATGCCACTAGGCACACAGGCCCGTTTATTGCGGGTTCTGGAAGCAGGTGAATTCATCCGGGTAGGTTCATCCAAAGTCCAAAAAACAGATGTGCGGGTAATTGCCGCCACCAATAAAGACCTGATGGAATTCACCCAGAACGGGAAATTCAGGGAAGACCTCTATTATCGCCTGAGCACAGTACCGATAAGAGTTCCCTCTCTGCGCGACCGCAAGGAAGATATCCCCCTGCTTTTCAGGAAGTTTGCAGTGGATTTTGCAGAACGGTATAAAACAGCCCCGGTTCAGTTGGATGATGATGCCAGGAACCTGCTGGTGAATTATCCTTTTCCGGGAAATGTGCGCGAGTTGAAAAATATAGCAGAGCAGGTTTCAGTGTTGAGTGTAGATAAGCTGGTGAATGCATTTGAATTAAAGAAGTTCCTGCCCGAGAATGTAATTAATCGGTTACCCATGGTTGTTGGCCAGGGGGCATTTACGAGTTCCCCTGAATTCAATAATGAAAGGGAGTTGCTTTACAAGCTTTTTTTCGATATGAAAAAGGATGTTACCGAGTTGAAAAAAATGTTTGTGGAGATTTTGCAAAATCCAGGTGAAGCAGCTGCCGCTGCAGCTTACACAAAAGAAAGCCTGATGCGCGAATACCCTACCACCGTTGACTTCCAGCAACCGACGCAGGTTTTGCCTTCAACTTTTATGCAACCAGTCAGCAGCCAGCAACCCGCAGTATTAATTCCCCACGGAGATATTCATGAGCATGAAGAAGTTGAGGAATCGCTCAACATTATGGACAAGGAAAAGGAGCTGATCATTAAAGCCCTCAGGAAGCATAAGGGAAAAAGAAAAGATGCAGCTTCAGACCTTGGTATCAGTGAAAGAACATTATACAGAAAACTAAAAGAGTACGATATCAATGACTAA
- a CDS encoding ABC transporter ATP-binding protein, translated as MIKLEHISKWVTTAGLRTFLLKDINLNIQEGEFVSIMGPSGSGKSTLLNVIGMLDDANEGAYDFLGQPIHQLKEKQRSQLYKQYIGFVFQAYHLIDELTVYENIETPLLYQDTKSSERKAMVADILDRFNMVGKKDLFPTQLSGGQQQLVGIARALISSPKLILADEPTGNLNSKQGEEIMDLFKKLNEEDGVTIIQVTHSEKNAAYGNRIIHLLDGRIEQPR; from the coding sequence ATGATAAAGCTAGAGCATATTTCAAAATGGGTTACAACTGCCGGACTAAGGACATTCCTGTTAAAGGACATCAACCTGAATATACAGGAAGGCGAATTTGTATCGATCATGGGTCCTTCGGGCTCGGGAAAATCGACTTTGTTAAACGTGATCGGCATGCTGGATGATGCCAATGAAGGCGCATATGATTTCCTGGGCCAGCCGATTCACCAACTCAAGGAAAAACAGCGTTCACAACTCTATAAACAATATATCGGGTTTGTCTTCCAGGCATACCATTTAATTGATGAGCTCACAGTATATGAAAATATCGAGACCCCATTGCTTTACCAGGATACCAAATCATCAGAAAGAAAAGCCATGGTAGCAGATATCCTTGACAGATTCAACATGGTAGGAAAGAAAGACCTCTTTCCCACCCAGTTGTCAGGTGGCCAGCAGCAATTGGTCGGTATTGCCCGGGCACTAATCTCATCTCCCAAACTAATACTAGCCGATGAACCGACAGGGAACCTGAATTCAAAACAAGGCGAAGAAATAATGGATCTATTTAAAAAACTGAATGAAGAAGATGGCGTTACCATCATCCAGGTGACCCATTCGGAAAAGAATGCCGCCTATGGAAACCGGATTATTCACCTTTTGGATGGAAGAATTGAACAGCCCAGATAA
- a CDS encoding YihY/virulence factor BrkB family protein, whose protein sequence is MIKLERIIIESLPVRFVINKSKKISLPGFEGLPLFDVVSFFLQQVRKVGLNDRAAAISFNLLMAIPASTIFLCTLIPYMPFSRQITSQLLLLTRDLTPDLNTFLLVKDFLVDFIETPRSGLLSFGFLAAIYYASNAVLGIMRTFNKSLMHSTKQNFVQSRWMAIKITTILILLILSAIILLMAQGTVLSWMLDKLNINTPFVNWLVENLRWVLIIALVYYSIAIIYKYVPSIHERWQLSSPGTIFATGLIIITVLGFTFWVNKFNNFNKVYGSIGTILILMLLIYFSSLVLLIGYELNVSIHSLKMLAAERERLEALETQKPPA, encoded by the coding sequence ATGATCAAGCTGGAACGCATAATAATAGAAAGCCTGCCTGTCCGATTTGTTATCAATAAGAGCAAGAAAATCAGTTTACCTGGCTTTGAAGGATTGCCATTATTTGATGTGGTCAGTTTTTTTCTGCAGCAGGTAAGGAAAGTCGGATTGAATGACCGGGCAGCAGCCATATCCTTTAATTTATTGATGGCAATACCCGCATCGACAATTTTCCTTTGCACATTGATACCATATATGCCTTTTTCAAGGCAGATCACTTCACAGTTATTGTTGCTTACCCGCGACCTTACGCCAGACCTCAATACCTTTTTGCTGGTTAAAGACTTCCTTGTCGATTTTATTGAAACACCCAGGTCGGGCCTCCTGTCTTTCGGTTTTCTTGCAGCGATTTATTATGCTTCCAATGCTGTTCTGGGCATTATGCGGACTTTTAATAAATCGCTCATGCATTCAACAAAACAGAATTTCGTGCAGAGCCGCTGGATGGCTATAAAGATCACGACTATACTTATCCTGCTGATCCTTTCGGCAATTATTCTATTAATGGCACAAGGTACCGTACTCAGCTGGATGCTCGATAAATTGAATATTAATACACCCTTTGTCAACTGGCTGGTCGAAAACCTGCGTTGGGTTTTGATTATAGCACTTGTTTATTACAGTATAGCCATTATTTACAAATATGTGCCTTCCATTCATGAGCGTTGGCAACTTTCCTCGCCTGGTACCATCTTTGCAACCGGGTTAATTATTATCACAGTATTAGGTTTCACTTTCTGGGTGAATAAATTCAATAATTTCAATAAAGTATATGGATCCATCGGTACCATTTTGATCCTGATGTTGCTCATATATTTCAGTTCATTGGTATTATTAATCGGATATGAACTAAATGTTAGTATCCATTCGCTCAAAATGCTGGCAGCTGAACGAGAAAGGCTGGAGGCGCTTGAAACTCAAAAACCACCCGCATGA
- the miaB gene encoding tRNA (N6-isopentenyl adenosine(37)-C2)-methylthiotransferase MiaB translates to MLELSIEKRHDEARQGEAFGPAIEADFPFKKHFYIESYGCAMNFADSEVVASILQGSGFGATKNVEEADLVLLNTCSIREKAEQTVRKRLTEFKKAKRAKPGMLVGVLGCMAERLKGKLLEEEKLVDLVVGPDAYRSLPALIEEAEGGQKAVNVLLSRDETYADIAPVRLDSNGISAFVSIMRGCNNMCSFCVVPFTRGRERSRDAGSIVEECTTLFEQGYKEVTLLGQNVDSYYYVGEQAAAPVTFAKLLEQVARISPTLRVRFSTSHPKDITDEVLYTMVRYDNICKYIHLPVQSGSSRILQLMNRTYTREWYLAKVNRIREIIPDCGISSDIIAGFCTETEEDHQDTLSIMDFSRYDMSYMYFYSERPGTLAARRFTDDIPEAVKKRRLQEIVDLQGRLSRESNERDLGNTYTVLIEGNSRRSELDWSGRNSQSKVIVFPKQDYPLKKGDYVRVKVTGCTRTTLVGEIIKDE, encoded by the coding sequence ATGCTGGAATTGTCCATCGAAAAACGACATGATGAAGCGAGGCAGGGCGAGGCTTTCGGTCCTGCAATTGAGGCGGATTTTCCATTCAAAAAACACTTTTACATAGAGAGTTATGGCTGTGCCATGAACTTTGCCGATAGTGAGGTTGTAGCTTCCATCCTGCAGGGTAGTGGTTTCGGGGCAACAAAAAACGTGGAAGAAGCAGACCTGGTGCTCCTCAACACCTGTTCCATCAGGGAAAAGGCAGAGCAGACGGTACGGAAAAGACTCACAGAATTTAAGAAAGCCAAAAGGGCCAAACCAGGTATGCTGGTAGGCGTACTGGGATGTATGGCTGAGCGGCTCAAGGGCAAATTACTGGAAGAAGAGAAACTGGTAGACCTGGTAGTTGGGCCTGATGCTTACCGGTCCTTACCGGCGCTGATAGAAGAAGCCGAAGGCGGACAAAAAGCGGTAAATGTGTTACTGAGCCGCGATGAAACCTATGCGGATATTGCACCAGTGAGGTTAGATTCAAACGGTATTTCCGCCTTTGTTAGCATCATGCGGGGCTGTAATAATATGTGCTCATTTTGCGTGGTACCTTTTACCCGGGGCCGGGAAAGGAGCCGCGATGCCGGAAGTATAGTGGAAGAATGTACCACACTATTTGAACAGGGATATAAGGAAGTCACCTTACTTGGACAAAACGTGGACAGTTATTATTATGTAGGCGAGCAGGCGGCAGCGCCCGTCACTTTTGCGAAGTTACTCGAACAGGTAGCGAGGATCTCCCCCACGCTAAGGGTGCGATTTTCCACATCCCATCCCAAGGATATTACAGACGAGGTATTATATACCATGGTCCGTTATGACAATATCTGTAAATACATCCACCTCCCGGTACAAAGCGGAAGCAGCAGGATACTACAACTGATGAACCGTACCTATACCCGTGAATGGTATTTGGCCAAGGTCAACCGCATCAGGGAGATCATTCCGGATTGTGGCATCTCATCAGATATTATAGCCGGATTTTGCACAGAAACTGAGGAGGACCACCAGGACACGTTGAGCATCATGGACTTCAGCCGTTATGACATGAGCTATATGTATTTCTATAGTGAAAGGCCGGGAACTCTTGCTGCACGAAGGTTTACAGATGATATACCGGAGGCGGTCAAAAAAAGAAGGTTGCAGGAAATAGTAGACCTGCAGGGCCGGCTAAGCCGGGAAAGCAATGAACGCGACCTGGGAAATACATATACTGTGCTGATCGAAGGAAATAGCCGTAGAAGTGAACTGGACTGGAGCGGAAGAAATAGCCAAAGCAAGGTGATCGTCTTTCCAAAACAAGACTATCCATTAAAAAAAGGCGATTATGTGCGTGTTAAGGTCACCGGTTGCACCAGGACCACACTGGTAGGGGAAATTATTAAAGACGAATGA
- a CDS encoding TolC family protein yields MKISLYYRLRIYAFAIIIAAMPGFLMAQTDSAAYLTLQQCVETAFRNNLELKQAEIQAENARIDYKQSKNNLLPGVAGSIEHGLNQGRSIDPFTNSYLNQNINYANWGLNGGIVLFNGLSYQYGVRQQNYARQAANMDVQQNKDNLTINIIVAYLQVLSAEDLLVQITNQAELSKKQVDRLNILNQEGSITPSQLYDLKGQLANDQISLINTKNQLEAAKLSLAQLMNIPYDTGIRLERISTDQFLNVYEGTPESIYQTALNQLAQVKAVNLRKQSAEMGVKAWKGQLWPTFSLNAGLYTNYSNAARTSTLVSSSDQPSSDYVLINSVKEPVYTPVSEYKQNPISYTEQFKNNYSTNVNFSIRIPILNSFQTRNQVSKSRLTLQNADYVEKATKIRLQQAVEQAYLNMNATYNRYRAILTQVDAFQESFLATEARFNEGVLNSVDYLVAKNNVDRASTSLITSKYEYVFRTKILDYYQGKPLW; encoded by the coding sequence ATGAAAATTAGCCTTTACTATCGGTTACGCATATATGCATTTGCTATAATCATCGCAGCAATGCCCGGGTTTTTAATGGCACAGACCGACAGCGCCGCATACCTCACCCTGCAACAATGTGTAGAAACCGCCTTCAGGAATAACCTGGAATTAAAGCAGGCAGAAATACAAGCCGAGAATGCCAGGATCGATTACAAACAATCGAAAAATAACCTTTTACCTGGGGTAGCGGGATCAATTGAACATGGCTTAAACCAGGGCCGGAGTATCGATCCTTTTACCAATAGTTACCTGAACCAGAATATCAATTATGCCAACTGGGGCCTGAATGGTGGAATTGTTTTATTCAATGGATTGTCCTACCAATATGGTGTAAGGCAACAAAATTACGCCAGGCAGGCAGCCAATATGGATGTTCAGCAGAACAAAGACAACCTCACAATCAATATAATTGTAGCCTATCTGCAGGTATTGAGTGCAGAAGATCTACTGGTGCAGATCACTAACCAGGCAGAACTGAGTAAAAAGCAGGTTGACCGGTTAAATATCCTGAACCAGGAAGGTTCGATTACCCCTTCACAACTATATGACCTTAAAGGCCAGCTGGCCAATGATCAGATCAGCCTCATCAATACCAAAAACCAGCTGGAAGCTGCAAAACTTTCCCTTGCACAACTGATGAATATTCCCTACGATACAGGTATCAGGCTGGAGCGAATCAGCACTGACCAGTTCCTGAATGTTTACGAAGGCACACCAGAAAGTATTTACCAAACCGCCTTGAACCAACTTGCACAGGTAAAGGCTGTAAACCTTCGCAAACAGAGCGCTGAAATGGGCGTAAAAGCATGGAAGGGACAACTATGGCCAACATTTTCTTTAAACGCGGGACTGTATACTAACTATTCGAATGCAGCAAGGACCTCTACCCTTGTAAGCTCCAGTGACCAGCCATCAAGTGATTATGTACTGATCAATAGTGTAAAAGAGCCGGTATATACTCCGGTAAGTGAGTACAAACAAAACCCAATTAGCTATACAGAGCAGTTTAAAAATAACTACAGTACCAATGTCAATTTTTCCATCCGGATACCCATCCTGAATAGTTTTCAAACCAGGAACCAGGTCAGCAAATCGAGACTCACCTTGCAAAATGCGGATTATGTGGAGAAGGCCACCAAGATCAGGCTGCAACAGGCAGTAGAACAAGCTTACCTGAATATGAATGCCACGTACAACCGCTACAGGGCCATTTTAACACAGGTTGATGCTTTCCAGGAATCTTTCCTTGCAACTGAAGCCAGGTTCAATGAAGGTGTACTCAATTCGGTGGATTACCTGGTAGCCAAGAACAATGTAGACCGGGCCAGCACCAGTCTAATAACCTCAAAGTACGAATACGTATTCCGAACCAAGATTCTCGATTATTACCAGGGTAAACCTTTGTGGTAA
- the secG gene encoding preprotein translocase subunit SecG, with protein sequence MIILFLILVLLCSAVLGFVILVQNPKGGGLAGNVGGLSNQFMGVKQTTDVLEKGTWIFATVVALLCIFSAMFIPKASSKNNGLLEQLNTKPTTTTPAQTPANQSTQPLVPAPAPANNQPAAPQK encoded by the coding sequence ATGATTATTCTGTTTCTGATTTTAGTGTTATTGTGCAGTGCAGTCCTTGGTTTTGTAATATTGGTACAGAATCCGAAAGGTGGAGGCCTCGCAGGAAATGTAGGTGGGTTAAGCAACCAGTTCATGGGTGTTAAACAAACCACTGATGTGCTGGAAAAAGGTACCTGGATTTTTGCCACAGTAGTAGCATTGTTGTGTATTTTTTCTGCCATGTTTATTCCAAAGGCCTCCTCAAAGAACAATGGTCTTTTGGAACAGCTGAATACCAAGCCTACAACGACAACTCCCGCACAAACGCCAGCCAACCAGAGCACACAGCCACTGGTTCCAGCGCCTGCACCTGCTAACAACCAGCCGGCTGCACCACAGAAGTAA
- the lptE gene encoding LPS assembly lipoprotein LptE, with product MTKAIYIMSLVVISLISGCYSFKDVSIPPEVKTIRISYIENKARLVNPQLSPQLTDKLRQKVISQTNRTQIQGDNADYDISGYISDYSVTTSGISNKEAASNRLNISVHIIFKNRLDEKKNFEADIARNFDFSASLSLPQAEAQLNETIIKNLSDEIFNRIFSNW from the coding sequence ATGACTAAAGCTATTTATATAATGTCCCTCGTGGTGATCAGCCTGATCAGCGGATGTTATTCCTTCAAGGATGTTTCAATACCACCGGAAGTAAAGACGATCCGCATAAGTTATATCGAAAACAAAGCCCGGTTGGTCAATCCCCAGTTGAGCCCGCAGTTAACTGACAAGCTCAGGCAAAAAGTAATCAGCCAAACCAACCGCACCCAGATACAGGGAGATAATGCCGATTATGATATCAGTGGGTATATCAGTGATTATTCCGTAACAACATCCGGTATTTCAAATAAGGAGGCTGCAAGTAACCGGTTAAATATTTCCGTACACATCATTTTCAAAAACAGGCTGGATGAAAAAAAGAACTTTGAAGCTGATATTGCCCGGAATTTTGATTTCAGTGCTTCATTGAGTTTGCCGCAGGCGGAGGCCCAACTCAATGAAACCATCATCAAAAACCTGAGTGATGAAATTTTTAACCGGATTTTTTCTAACTGGTAA
- a CDS encoding ABC transporter permease yields MQRNFWILALRNFWKHKYLSAINIGGLAIGISASLVIYLMVAYEFSFETFHRNKENIYRVVSQIDFPDLRIHNSGVPVPTAAAARQEITGLQTIAHFIKANETKVTVAQPAADLPKDFRNQKNIIYTDPEYFDIIGYTWLKGTAKQALSSPFQVVLTKSRSAQYFPGLEDGQVIGRTIIYDDSIKTTVTGIVQDLPGNTDFQFREFVSRATIEQTGLKEFWNWAEWGSINDNSQMLVALLPGTPPRQVEKQLARLRNKYREKNPENSGGKDDTQHFLQPLKDIHFNTEYGAFNERQANKTTLYGLLAVAFFLLLLGCINFINLSTAQASNRAKEIGIRKTMGASKQQLIMQFMGETFLMTVLATILSILIMPWILQVFGNFIPPAIRIQSLLQVHVGIFMAGLVLLVTFCSGYYPAIVLTRLQPVTVLKNQVVSGNGSTQKLWLRKTLTVSQFMIAQFLLLATLIVSKQIHYSLSKDLGYKKDAILFFNTPWSWRAKAPDQRKYLLVRQLQAIPEIEKISLGGSPPASSNTSTTTMVFNEGKKKLETMVEVKYADTNYFGLYGMKLRAGRNLKQSDTTREFVVNETYARMMGFSKPEEAVGHFIEHNFKVPIIGVLADFHTKSTHDAIKPLAYSSADKRSYTLHVALKNGNNNADQWKKGIAKIEKSFKALYPEKDFEYSFYDESIAAFYKTEQNISGLLKWASGLCLLISSLGLLGLVIFTTNARTKEIGVRKVLGASIGQIIFLLSKDFIALVLLAFIIVAPIAGIVMKNWLQQFAYRTEMDWWLFAASGGIMILLAIITLGIRTIRSAAENPIYSLRSE; encoded by the coding sequence ATGCAAAGGAATTTTTGGATACTGGCCCTTAGGAATTTCTGGAAGCACAAATATCTGTCCGCAATAAATATCGGTGGGCTGGCCATCGGCATCAGTGCGTCACTGGTGATCTACCTGATGGTTGCATACGAATTCAGTTTTGAAACCTTCCATCGCAATAAGGAAAATATTTACCGGGTAGTTTCGCAAATCGATTTTCCCGATTTAAGGATCCACAATTCCGGGGTGCCTGTTCCAACTGCCGCAGCTGCCCGCCAGGAAATAACAGGCTTACAAACAATTGCACATTTTATTAAGGCTAATGAAACCAAGGTTACAGTTGCACAACCTGCTGCAGACTTACCGAAGGATTTCAGGAACCAGAAAAACATCATCTATACCGACCCGGAATATTTTGACATCATTGGATATACCTGGTTAAAGGGAACAGCAAAACAGGCACTATCAAGTCCTTTCCAGGTTGTATTAACTAAAAGCAGGAGCGCACAATATTTCCCGGGACTGGAGGATGGCCAGGTCATTGGGCGTACAATAATTTATGACGACAGTATAAAAACAACGGTCACAGGCATTGTGCAGGACCTGCCTGGAAATACGGATTTTCAATTCAGGGAATTCGTGTCAAGGGCAACTATAGAACAAACAGGTTTAAAGGAATTCTGGAACTGGGCAGAATGGGGCAGCATAAATGATAATTCCCAGATGCTGGTTGCATTATTACCAGGTACACCCCCCAGGCAGGTAGAAAAGCAACTGGCCCGCCTTCGCAATAAATACAGGGAGAAAAACCCTGAAAATTCAGGGGGCAAGGATGATACACAGCATTTCCTGCAGCCTTTGAAAGATATCCATTTTAATACAGAATACGGCGCTTTCAATGAGCGACAGGCCAATAAAACAACCCTCTATGGGTTACTTGCCGTTGCTTTCTTTTTATTGTTACTGGGTTGTATAAATTTCATCAACCTCTCCACTGCACAGGCATCAAACAGGGCAAAAGAAATCGGTATCCGGAAAACCATGGGAGCCAGTAAACAGCAGTTGATCATGCAGTTCATGGGCGAAACATTTCTAATGACGGTACTCGCCACGATATTATCTATCCTCATCATGCCCTGGATCTTACAGGTATTCGGAAATTTCATACCACCGGCCATTAGAATCCAGAGCCTGCTGCAGGTACATGTAGGGATTTTCATGGCAGGATTGGTCTTACTGGTCACTTTTTGTTCAGGATATTATCCGGCCATTGTATTAACCAGGCTACAACCTGTAACAGTACTGAAAAACCAGGTGGTGAGCGGGAATGGATCGACACAAAAACTTTGGCTGAGGAAGACCTTAACGGTTTCACAGTTTATGATTGCGCAGTTTTTATTGCTGGCCACACTGATTGTGAGTAAACAAATCCATTATTCCTTAAGTAAGGACCTTGGGTATAAAAAAGATGCGATCCTGTTTTTTAACACCCCCTGGAGCTGGCGTGCAAAAGCACCAGACCAGCGAAAATACCTGTTGGTCCGGCAACTGCAGGCCATACCGGAGATAGAGAAAATAAGCCTGGGCGGATCACCACCGGCATCATCAAATACCAGCACTACAACAATGGTCTTCAATGAAGGCAAGAAAAAACTGGAGACGATGGTGGAAGTAAAATATGCAGACACCAATTATTTTGGATTATATGGCATGAAATTACGCGCAGGCCGGAACCTGAAGCAAAGCGATACCACCAGGGAATTTGTCGTAAACGAAACCTATGCGCGGATGATGGGCTTCAGCAAGCCAGAGGAGGCCGTAGGCCATTTTATTGAACATAACTTTAAAGTGCCGATCATAGGTGTCCTGGCCGATTTTCATACGAAGTCCACCCATGATGCAATCAAGCCACTGGCCTATTCCTCAGCAGACAAACGAAGTTATACCCTGCATGTGGCGCTGAAAAATGGGAACAACAATGCAGACCAGTGGAAAAAAGGAATTGCAAAAATCGAAAAGTCATTTAAAGCATTGTATCCTGAGAAGGATTTTGAATACTCTTTTTACGATGAGAGTATCGCAGCATTCTATAAAACGGAACAAAATATTTCAGGCCTGTTGAAATGGGCTTCGGGCTTATGCCTGCTGATCAGCTCTTTGGGATTGCTGGGGCTGGTGATCTTTACCACCAATGCCCGGACCAAGGAGATCGGTGTTCGCAAAGTGCTGGGCGCATCTATCGGGCAAATCATTTTCCTCCTTTCCAAAGATTTCATTGCATTGGTGCTGCTGGCCTTTATCATTGTAGCCCCAATTGCCGGGATAGTGATGAAAAACTGGTTGCAGCAATTTGCTTACCGCACGGAGATGGACTGGTGGCTATTTGCAGCAAGCGGTGGGATCATGATTTTACTGGCAATAATCACACTGGGCATCCGGACGATCAGGTCTGCGGCAGAAAACCCCATCTACAGTTTACGGTCAGAATAA